Proteins found in one Subtercola endophyticus genomic segment:
- a CDS encoding TetR/AcrR family transcriptional regulator, giving the protein MPTPDRTSLDDIVRAGRDILEAEGASKLTMQAVASRVGVRAPSLYKRVKSRDELIGLIAESAVNDLALRLKTAATIEPAPDAREHLIALAHEFRAFALANPAGFHLMFTPSPDLTRPDVTLLARAAHPIMEATAQLAGPDHALEAARTVTAWANGFISMELAGAFQLGGDVDRAFEFGITRLAAALAA; this is encoded by the coding sequence ATGCCCACCCCCGATCGCACCTCCCTCGACGACATCGTGCGCGCCGGCCGCGACATTCTCGAGGCCGAGGGCGCCTCGAAGCTCACCATGCAGGCGGTCGCCAGCCGGGTCGGCGTGCGCGCACCCTCACTCTACAAACGGGTGAAGAGCCGCGACGAGCTCATCGGGCTCATCGCGGAGTCGGCCGTGAACGATCTGGCGCTGCGCCTGAAGACCGCGGCGACGATCGAGCCCGCACCGGATGCCCGCGAGCACCTCATCGCACTCGCGCACGAGTTCCGTGCCTTCGCCCTCGCGAACCCTGCGGGTTTTCACCTCATGTTCACGCCCTCGCCCGACCTCACTCGTCCCGACGTGACCCTCCTGGCGCGAGCCGCCCACCCCATCATGGAGGCGACCGCCCAGCTGGCCGGCCCCGACCATGCGCTCGAGGCGGCGCGCACCGTCACCGCCTGGGCGAACGGGTTCATCAGCATGGAACTGGCCGGCGCTTTTCAGCTCGGCGGCGACGTCGACCGCGCCTTCGAGTTCGGCATCACCCGACTCGCCGCGGCCCTCGCCGCCTGA